The following proteins are encoded in a genomic region of Nicotiana sylvestris chromosome 4, ASM39365v2, whole genome shotgun sequence:
- the LOC104217806 gene encoding putative Myb family transcription factor At1g14600 isoform X2 — MGNCGRNRGVRQYIRSKVPRLRWTPDLHHCFLHAIDKLGGQDKATPKLVLQMMDVRGLTISHVKSHLQMYRSMKSEVNRQDRNSTQQRKQSLENHHDCHQEEEGCAEQQRHMVYNPSFSPMERSDSPYFNSVQPTKRARIETTNCSQRIREAVANRYSKDDYIHSMADKSVVKERTKEGENGFIWQQTCGETERERETAHPALCNSTHFSLPQDFFQSFNPQVQESDIFKAAKQQDSKRESSKKCKFEGSRKIENAGEEEEEEKEDGDCRLSLALSLHHPSIQRSNTSSTISEISEAISSYSGSNLNHHEYHWLSSSEKHSVINLDLSIALCSE, encoded by the exons ATGGGAAATTGTGGAAGAAATCGTGGAGTGAGACAATATATAAGATCAAAAGTACCTCGTTTGAGATGGACACCTGATCTTCATCATTGTTTTCTTCATGCTATTGATAAACTTGGTGGCCAAGATA AGGCTACTCCTAAGCTTGTTCTTCAGATGATGGATGTAAGAGGACTTACTATTTCTCATGTTAAAAGCCATCTTCAG ATGTATAGAAGCATGAAAAGTGAAGTCAACAGGCAAG ATAGAAACAGCACTCAACAAAGAAAACAGTCTCTAGAAAATCATCATGATTGTCatcaagaagaagaaggatgtgcTGAGCAACAAAGACATATGGTTTACAATCCATCTTTTAGTCCCATGGAAAGATCAGATTCTCCTTACTTTAACAGTGTTCAACCCACAAAAAG AGCTAGAATCGAGACCACAAACTGCAGCCAGAGAATACGTGAAGCAGTGGCCAATCGGTACAGTAAAGATGATTACATCCATAGTATGGCTGATAAAAGTGTGGTAAAAGAGAGGACAAAAGAAGGAGAGAATGGTTTCATATGGCAACAGACTTGTGGTGaaacagaaagagaaagagaaacagCTCATCCTGCTTTGTGCAACAGTACTCATTTCTCTCTGCCACAAGATTTCTTTCAAAGTTTTAATCCTCAAGTTCAAGAATCTGATATTTTCAAG GCGGCCAAGCAACAAGATTCAAAACGGGAATCATCAAAGAAGTGCAAATTCGAGGGCTCAAGGAAAATAGAAAATgcaggagaagaagaagaagaagaaaaagaagacggCGATTGTAGATTATCGTTAGCTCTCTCATTGCACCATCCTTCAATTCAAAGAAGCAATACTTCGTCCACAATAAGTGAGATTAGTGAGGCAATTTCGTCATACTCGGGTTCCAACCTGAATCATCACGAGTACCACTGGCTTTCTTCTTCTGAAAAACATAGTGTTATTAATCTTGATCTGTCTATTGCCTTGTGTAGTGAGTAG
- the LOC104217806 gene encoding putative Myb family transcription factor At1g14600 isoform X1, which yields MGNCGRNRGVRQYIRSKVPRLRWTPDLHHCFLHAIDKLGGQDKATPKLVLQMMDVRGLTISHVKSHLQMYRSMKSEVNRQADRNSTQQRKQSLENHHDCHQEEEGCAEQQRHMVYNPSFSPMERSDSPYFNSVQPTKRARIETTNCSQRIREAVANRYSKDDYIHSMADKSVVKERTKEGENGFIWQQTCGETERERETAHPALCNSTHFSLPQDFFQSFNPQVQESDIFKAAKQQDSKRESSKKCKFEGSRKIENAGEEEEEEKEDGDCRLSLALSLHHPSIQRSNTSSTISEISEAISSYSGSNLNHHEYHWLSSSEKHSVINLDLSIALCSE from the exons ATGGGAAATTGTGGAAGAAATCGTGGAGTGAGACAATATATAAGATCAAAAGTACCTCGTTTGAGATGGACACCTGATCTTCATCATTGTTTTCTTCATGCTATTGATAAACTTGGTGGCCAAGATA AGGCTACTCCTAAGCTTGTTCTTCAGATGATGGATGTAAGAGGACTTACTATTTCTCATGTTAAAAGCCATCTTCAG ATGTATAGAAGCATGAAAAGTGAAGTCAACAGGCAAG CAGATAGAAACAGCACTCAACAAAGAAAACAGTCTCTAGAAAATCATCATGATTGTCatcaagaagaagaaggatgtgcTGAGCAACAAAGACATATGGTTTACAATCCATCTTTTAGTCCCATGGAAAGATCAGATTCTCCTTACTTTAACAGTGTTCAACCCACAAAAAG AGCTAGAATCGAGACCACAAACTGCAGCCAGAGAATACGTGAAGCAGTGGCCAATCGGTACAGTAAAGATGATTACATCCATAGTATGGCTGATAAAAGTGTGGTAAAAGAGAGGACAAAAGAAGGAGAGAATGGTTTCATATGGCAACAGACTTGTGGTGaaacagaaagagaaagagaaacagCTCATCCTGCTTTGTGCAACAGTACTCATTTCTCTCTGCCACAAGATTTCTTTCAAAGTTTTAATCCTCAAGTTCAAGAATCTGATATTTTCAAG GCGGCCAAGCAACAAGATTCAAAACGGGAATCATCAAAGAAGTGCAAATTCGAGGGCTCAAGGAAAATAGAAAATgcaggagaagaagaagaagaagaaaaagaagacggCGATTGTAGATTATCGTTAGCTCTCTCATTGCACCATCCTTCAATTCAAAGAAGCAATACTTCGTCCACAATAAGTGAGATTAGTGAGGCAATTTCGTCATACTCGGGTTCCAACCTGAATCATCACGAGTACCACTGGCTTTCTTCTTCTGAAAAACATAGTGTTATTAATCTTGATCTGTCTATTGCCTTGTGTAGTGAGTAG